CGCGCCTTTGTGTGCTACGGCTCGGCTCAGGCCGCATGCGTGGCGGCGCGCTCGTATGCCACGACGGTGGCCTCGGCGGTAGCCCGCCACGAGAACTGCGCGGCGCGCGCCGGCCCGGCCGCGCTGAGCCGCCCGCGCAGCCGGCTGTCGCCGAGCACGCGCGCCATCCCGGCCGCAAGCGCGCCGGCAGTTGGCTCGGCCAGCAGCGCCGCGCCGCCCACAACCTCGGGCAGGCTCGAGCTGTGGCTGCACAGCACCGGCGCGCCGCATGCCAGGGCCTCGAGCGGTGGCAGCCCAAAGCCCTCGTAGCGCGATGGAAACACGAATAGCTCGGCGCCGGCATACAACCCCGGCAGATCGGCCTCGGCTACGCCCGGCAGGAAGCGCACCCTCTGGCCCAGCCCGGCCCGCTCGGCGGCCTGGCGCGCTGCGGGGTAGCGCGCATCCCAGTGCCCGGCGATCACCAGCTGCAGATCGCGGAGTTCGGCCTGCTGATCGGGTGTGTGCAGCAGCTGCGCGAACGCTTCAACCAGGGCGGGCAGGTTCTTATGCGGCTTGTTCGAGCCGACGCATAGCAGGTAGCGTGCGGGCAGGTTGTGCCTGGCGCGCACCGCCGCGATTGCCGCCGGCGTCTGCGGCGCGAAGCGCGGGTCGGCCGCCAGGGGCGCCACGCTGATGCGCGCGCTGGGGATGCGGTAGGCCGCGATCAGGTCGGCGCGCGCGCTGGCCGAGATCGCCAGGATCTGGCTGGAGGCACGTACGGCGCGGCGCGTGAATAGGTTGAACAGCAGGCGCGCGCGCGGCGACACTTCGGCAGGAAACAGGCGCGGGATCGCGTCGTAGAGGGTTGTGACCGAGCGGCAGGGCAGCGGCAGGTAGGGCCGCAGGTAGTATGGCGCGTGGAACAGGCCGGCCTGGAGCGTGCGCAGCATGCGTGGTAGGGCCAGCTGTTCGCCCAGGCTGAACGGCCGCAGGTGTGTATACATAACCTGCAGATTCGGGTGGCGTGCCAGCGTGGCCATGGCGTGGCGCGTGTTCGGCAGATCGGGGTTATACAGCGCTACGAACGAGTGCTCCGCCGCACGCTGGCCAAGCGCGTCTAGCAGGTTATAGACATAACGACCAATGCCGGGAAAGTGGTCGTTCACATAGCGAGCATCGATTACGATTCGCACGGGCAAGTCCTTCGCGGCATTAGGCCGTGTCGTGGTACCAGCCCCACACATAGCCGAGCGCGCCGGCGTATGATGTGAGCGCCTTGAGCGGCTTGAAGCCCGGCCGCCACGATGGTGCAGCGAACGAGTAGGGCAGGAACACATTCGGCAGCACGATCGCCGTGCGAAACAGGATGAACGCTGCGGTGTGCAGCGGCGTCTTCAGATCGCGCCCGCGCGCCCGGCTTGGGTCGCGGCGCACCTCCTGGGCGTGGCCCATGCCGTACAGAAAGTGTTTGCGCAGCAGCGCCGGCAGCGAGGCCGGGGCCGGGTGGTAGGCCCAGGTGTTCGCAACCAGCAGGCAGCGATAGTGTGATGTGGCGTGGGGCGCATGCGGCGCTGCCTGGCTGCCAATCGTCAGCCGGCGCACGCGCACGAAGAACTCGGTGTCGACCCCGCGCACGAGTGTCGGGTCGAAGCCGCCGGCCTGCTCGAATACCGCGCGGCGCATGGCGCAGCAGGTGGTGGTAATCTCGCAGTAGAACGACGGCGGGTCGGGGTTGGTCTCGAGCGACTGGGCTACCAGCGGGTGCTCAATGCGCGGCACCTCGCGCGCGACCCAGCGCTGAAACCAGGGCGCGCCGGGTGGCAGCAGCTTCGACGCGCCAACCACGCCGATCGTTGGGTCGGCCAGCAGCGGCGCGACCAGGTTGGCGAGCACGTGCGCATCGCCCAGCGTCGCGTCGTCGTCGGCAAACACCACAATCGGCGCAGTGGTGCGGGCCACGCCCTGGTTGCGCGCCAGGCCGTTCGGGCGCACCCCGCGCACCACCGCGATCTCGGCCGGCTGGAGCGTCTGGCGGTACACGCTCGCCAGCAGCGCGCCGACATCGCCGCCAAGCGAGGGGATGACCAGCGCGATTGTGGGTGCCGGTTCTGCCATAGCGGTTGCCACCCTGCTGCGGTATAGGCCTGGCTCGATCTGGTATACTACCATACCGAGCCGGATAGACTGATGAGCATTCGATGACACTACCTGCAGTTGATCGGTCGCGCGTGCTGCTGCGCATGCTGCGCTACCATGTCTCTTCGCCCTACATTATTTTCTGGCGCGCGATCGAGGTAGCGATAATGGCCGAGCTCGCCGCGCGCCAGGGCCTTGATCTGCCATCGCATGTCGATCTCGATGTTGGCTGCGGCAATGGTGTGCTGGGCCACGCGCTGATCCGCGACATTGGCGTTGGCTTCGATCTGACCGCAGCGGGCGTGGCCTGGGCGCGCGATCACAAGCCGGCCTACCGGGCGCTGCTGCGCGCGTCGGCCACTAGCATGCCGCTGCGCAGCCGCTCGCAGGCGCTGGTGTTCTCGAACAGCGTGATCGAGCACATCCCCGACGACCTGGCGGCGTTCGACGAGCTGGCGCGCGTGGTCGCGCCGGGCGGCTACCTGCTGTTCTCGACGGTCAGCGAGCAGTTTCCCGAATTGATGCTCGGGCACGCGCCCAGCCCGGCCGAGCGCACCGCGCTCGATCAGAGCTATGCCCACTACCACTACTACAGCGTGGCGGGCCTACGCGCGATCCTGGCCCAGCGCGGGCTCGATCTGCTCGACGCTGCCTACTATATCGACGCGGCCCAGGCGCGCTGGTGCTACCGGCTGCGCGTGTGGGAGCAGCGCCAGCGCCGCGCCGGCCTGTGGCGCCGGGCCAACCAGCTGCGCCGCGCGCCGCTGGGCCTGGCGCTGGTGCCCTGGATGCTCAAGCTGCACGCGCCGCCCGAGGCCGGGGTTGGGCTTGCGGTGATCGCGCGGCGGCCGGCCTGAGCGATCTCGACGTTCGCTCAATCAGGCGTGCCGCTCAGGCACCGCGAAGTGCGAGCCGGCGCTCGTAGAGCGCCTCGAGCCGCGCGCCAACCAGCGCTGCGTCGTAGTCGTGCTCGATCAGGGTACGACCGGCCGCACCCAACCGCTCGCGCAGCACCGGGTCGGCCAGCAGCCGCACGATCGCGTCGGCGAAACCGGCCGGTTGCTCGGCAAACAGCACACTCTGGGCATGCCGCAGGTCGATGCCCTCGGCCGCCAGCGCGGTCGTGACGACCGGCAGCCCACATGCGAGCGCCTCGATCAGCTTGATCCGCACGCCGCTGCCCCAGAAGATCGGTGCCGCCACCAGCGTGGCCTGCGCGTACAGCGGCCGCATGTCGGCCACCGCGCCGGGGATGTGGATGTCGGGCGCAGCCAGGGCCTGAATCGTCGCCGGCGGGTCGCGCCCCGCCAGTGTCAGCCGGGCACCGGGGTGGGCCAGGCGCACCAGCGGCCACACCTCGCGCGCCAGCCACAGCGCACCTTCAACGTTCGGCGGGTGGAGGTAATTGCCCACGAACAGCACCTGGGCGCCGGCGCGCGGGGTGCGGCACACCGGCCACTCGGCCAGGTCGATCCCCGACGGAATATATTCGACGGTGAGGCGCGGCAGCCAGCGCCGTAGCGCAAGCGCGTCGGGCTCGCTCAGCGTAATCACCAGATCGCACTGTGGCAGGGTCGCCAGCTCGTAGCGCCACAGGCTCAGCGCGCCAAGCCAGCGGCGGGCCTTGAGGCGGGCATCGCGCTCCTGGCGCGCGCGGCGCACCTGCGTCCGAAAGGCCAGCTCGATGGCGGTACAGGCAACCAGCGCGCCGGCCGCGCGCGCCGGCCGAGCATACTGAGCCATGCTGGTGTACTCGAGCTGCACAATCGCGGGTGGCTGGGCTGCCCACGCGCGCCGCAGGTAGGCCAGCAGCTCGGCCGAATGTTCCTGCCGGGCGGCCGGCGGGTTGAAGCCCCACTTCGAGCGCTGTGTGCGGCGGAACGCGCGTACGGAGGCGCACTGCGCGGCCAGCGGCCCCCATTCGACCCGCTCGGGCGCGGGTGCGAGCGCGACGAACGACACCTGGTAGCGCTGCGCCAGCTGCTGGGCGACGCGCAGCATATGCGCCGTGCCGCCTGAGAGTGGCGGGTATGGCGCGAGCGGCGATAGGATGGTGAGCGGGCGCAGCGGGCTGTGCATATTAACCGCCACGCATGCGCCGGCGCAGCGCGCCAAGCGCCTGGCGCACGCGGCGCAGCATGGCCTGGTGGGGCGGCAGCGCGCGTGCGTCGAGGTGGGCCAGGCCGGGGCGCACCGGCGGCAGGTCGAAGTGCGCCGGGATCTCAATCGGCCGGCGCGGCCCGGCGCGCTCGCGCAGCTCGGCGGCGAAGGCGCGCCACTGGTTGGCGCTGTGCTCGGGCGTGTACTGGGCCGCCACCCGCGCACGGGCCGCGCGCGAGAGCCGCAGCCACAGCCCAGGCTCCTCGTGCAGCCGGCGCACCGCCGCCACGAACGCCTGCTCGCGGTCGTCGACCAGCAGCCCGGTGACTTCGTGCTGCACCAATTCGAGCGCGCCGGTTGGGCTGCTCAGGCAGATTGGCACCACGCCACAGGCCATCGCCTCCATCACGGCCATCGGCAGCCCCTCGGAGTCCGACAGCAGCACCAGCGCGTGGCTGCGCAACAGCTCGGCCTGGATCTGCTCGTTATCGACGCTGCCGGCCAGGCGCACCGGCAGGCCGGCGCCTTCGGTCGCGAGGAGACTCTGCACCATGCGCCGCGAGGGGCCATCGCCGTAGATCGCGCCGCTCGTGCCGGGCAGCGCGCGCACCGCCCGGCAGATCGCGCGGGCCACGTCGAGCGAGCGCTTGTGCGTTTCGGCCAGGCGACCCACGTAGATCAGGCGGAGATCGCTGCTGGGCGGCTGTGCCGACTCGCGCGGCAGCGGCGTGCCCGAAGTGACGCAGCCGATCTGCGTGTCGGTGGCGCGGCCGGCCAGCTTGGCGCGCACCTGCTGCTCGACGAAGTGCGACACGCACACCAGCCCGTCGAGCCGATACGCTGGCGGCCCGGCCACGAACGCGTCGATCAGCGCATCGTAGAAGCCGTCGTCGCCGTGGATCGTGCCGATCGTCAGCACGCCGGCCGGGCGCAGCCAGCGCGTAGCGTAGTAGGCCGGCGCGACATAATCGGGCGCGAAGATCGTCGCGGCGTGGTCGTCGAGGTCGCGCAGCAGCACCCGCAGCAGCGCCTCGGTCGAGCGCGGCTGTGCCAGCCGGGTTGTAGGCACGCCCTGCCGGCCAAGCGCCAGCGCGGTGGCGCCGGGCAGCGGCCCGCCGGTGTGCAGCAGCAGCGCGCGTGGATCACAGCCTGGCCCGCGTAGCGCCGGCAGCAGCCGCCGCAGCACCGTGTTCGGCCCGCCAATCTGGTTGGGGCTATCGTAGGCGCAGAATGATATGTTCATTCTTTTCGTATATACACTACATACGCAGTCGGCGTGTGTAGCCTTCGGCAGCGCGGTACGTTTCGATTAAGGTGCGCCGATTGTGGCGCCGAGCGCCACAATCGGCGCACAAGGGACATTCGTTGGCACGCCCGCTGGATGTGGGTGCCGCCTTTCGCACAAGAAGAGAGGAGCGTACGATTGTGCCGCAGGCATTAGCGCGATGCGCGCGCCAGCGCCTTCAGCAGAAACTTCGCCAGCCGTAGCTGCCCGATCGGTGCGGCGCGGGCCAGGGGCGAGCGCCAGAAGCGCAGCCAGGCCCACGGGCCGAGCGTGGTCGACAGGCGGCAGACGGTATACCAATGCCATGCGAGCACCGGCAGCAGCGCCGGCTCGGCGTAGCGGCCGGCCAGCTGATTCGCCGCCAGGATGCGCTGCAGCCAGCCGTCGGCCGCGTCGAGCTGTGCGCGCGCCGGCTCGAATCGCGCGGTGCTGATCAGCTCGTGCGTGGCCTGCTCGGCCAGCGTAGGCTCAAGCCCCAGCGCGCGCAGCTGCCCGAGGCGCACGCGCGCCGCCGTGGCCACTTGCGCGGCGCGCTGCTGCTGGCCAACCTGGCCGGCGTGCATGCGGTAGCGCAGCAGCACCTCGGGAATATTCGCCAGCCCGCCGTGCGCGGCCAGCCGCATCCACAGCTCGTAGTCTTCGGCGTGTGCGAAATCCCGGTCGTAGCGCAGGTTGTGCCGGCGCAGCAGCTCGCCGCGCAGCATTGTGGCCGGGTGCGCCAGCACATTGCGGAACAGCAATTCGCAGCGGATGGCGGCATCATCGGCTGGGTAGCGCCTGATATGCGTGGGCGCGTCACCAAATATCTGCACCCAGCTGCCGCATACCGCCACCTGGGGCCGTGTATCGAGCAGCGCCACCTGGCGCGCCAGCCGGCCGGGCAAGCAGATGTCGTCGCCGTCCATACGGGCGATGTAGCGCCCGCGCGCCAGGTCGATCGCCTGGTTCAGCTGCGCGACAACCCCGCAGTTGCGCGGGCCATGCACCACCCGCAGGCGTGGCTCGCGCGCGGCATACGCGGCCAGCAGCGCGCCGGTGGCGTCGGTCGAGCCGTCGTCGAGCGCGATCAGCTCGAAGTCGGCGAATGTCTGCGCCAGCAGGCTATCGAGCGCCTCAGCCAGGTGCGCTGCGGCATTGTACACCGGCATTATCACCGACACGGCCGGCTGATCGGTCATAGTGTTCTCGTACAGGCCGTGCTAACCCGGCAACACGCCGGCCTCGCGCAGCACGTGCCGGATGCGCTGGTGCCACATATGCTCGGCCTCGGTGCGGCGCGCGTAGGCTGCGGCGATCTTGGCGCGCGCCGGCTCGTGCTTCAGGTAGAAGCGCACCTGCTCGGCGCACTGCTCGAGCGTCTCGAACGGCACGTACTCTTTGCCCGGCTCGTAGTAGCTGTCGAGCAGCGGCGCGGTGTGCGCGAGCATGAGCGTGCCGCTCAGGCCCATCTCGAACACGCGACCCTTGATCTGGCGCACGTTCTGCTGCGAGCTATCGAGCGGTGTGAACGAGATCTTCGAGCGGTTCCAGATCATGTTCACCTGGTCGAGGCTGAGCACGCTGACCTCGTCGGCGATACCCGGCAGGGCATACTTCAAGATCGTGCGCTGGATGGCGCGCTGTGCGCGCTTCACCGGCGCCTCGCGGCCGGCGCTCGGGTGGATGTAGCGGCGCGTGCCCTTGCCGAAGGCCTGCAGCCCGGCGTGCCGGCGAAGCCAGCCGAT
The sequence above is drawn from the Candidatus Kouleothrix ribensis genome and encodes:
- a CDS encoding glycosyltransferase family 4 protein; translated protein: MRIVIDARYVNDHFPGIGRYVYNLLDALGQRAAEHSFVALYNPDLPNTRHAMATLARHPNLQVMYTHLRPFSLGEQLALPRMLRTLQAGLFHAPYYLRPYLPLPCRSVTTLYDAIPRLFPAEVSPRARLLFNLFTRRAVRASSQILAISASARADLIAAYRIPSARISVAPLAADPRFAPQTPAAIAAVRARHNLPARYLLCVGSNKPHKNLPALVEAFAQLLHTPDQQAELRDLQLVIAGHWDARYPAARQAAERAGLGQRVRFLPGVAEADLPGLYAGAELFVFPSRYEGFGLPPLEALACGAPVLCSHSSSLPEVVGGAALLAEPTAGALAAGMARVLGDSRLRGRLSAAGPARAAQFSWRATAEATVVAYERAATHAA
- a CDS encoding glycosyltransferase; the encoded protein is MAEPAPTIALVIPSLGGDVGALLASVYRQTLQPAEIAVVRGVRPNGLARNQGVARTTAPIVVFADDDATLGDAHVLANLVAPLLADPTIGVVGASKLLPPGAPWFQRWVAREVPRIEHPLVAQSLETNPDPPSFYCEITTTCCAMRRAVFEQAGGFDPTLVRGVDTEFFVRVRRLTIGSQAAPHAPHATSHYRCLLVANTWAYHPAPASLPALLRKHFLYGMGHAQEVRRDPSRARGRDLKTPLHTAAFILFRTAIVLPNVFLPYSFAAPSWRPGFKPLKALTSYAGALGYVWGWYHDTA
- a CDS encoding class I SAM-dependent methyltransferase, whose translation is MTLPAVDRSRVLLRMLRYHVSSPYIIFWRAIEVAIMAELAARQGLDLPSHVDLDVGCGNGVLGHALIRDIGVGFDLTAAGVAWARDHKPAYRALLRASATSMPLRSRSQALVFSNSVIEHIPDDLAAFDELARVVAPGGYLLFSTVSEQFPELMLGHAPSPAERTALDQSYAHYHYYSVAGLRAILAQRGLDLLDAAYYIDAAQARWCYRLRVWEQRQRRAGLWRRANQLRRAPLGLALVPWMLKLHAPPEAGVGLAVIARRPA
- a CDS encoding glycosyltransferase gives rise to the protein MHSPLRPLTILSPLAPYPPLSGGTAHMLRVAQQLAQRYQVSFVALAPAPERVEWGPLAAQCASVRAFRRTQRSKWGFNPPAARQEHSAELLAYLRRAWAAQPPAIVQLEYTSMAQYARPARAAGALVACTAIELAFRTQVRRARQERDARLKARRWLGALSLWRYELATLPQCDLVITLSEPDALALRRWLPRLTVEYIPSGIDLAEWPVCRTPRAGAQVLFVGNYLHPPNVEGALWLAREVWPLVRLAHPGARLTLAGRDPPATIQALAAPDIHIPGAVADMRPLYAQATLVAAPIFWGSGVRIKLIEALACGLPVVTTALAAEGIDLRHAQSVLFAEQPAGFADAIVRLLADPVLRERLGAAGRTLIEHDYDAALVGARLEALYERRLALRGA
- a CDS encoding glycosyltransferase family 4 protein; the encoded protein is MNISFCAYDSPNQIGGPNTVLRRLLPALRGPGCDPRALLLHTGGPLPGATALALGRQGVPTTRLAQPRSTEALLRVLLRDLDDHAATIFAPDYVAPAYYATRWLRPAGVLTIGTIHGDDGFYDALIDAFVAGPPAYRLDGLVCVSHFVEQQVRAKLAGRATDTQIGCVTSGTPLPRESAQPPSSDLRLIYVGRLAETHKRSLDVARAICRAVRALPGTSGAIYGDGPSRRMVQSLLATEGAGLPVRLAGSVDNEQIQAELLRSHALVLLSDSEGLPMAVMEAMACGVVPICLSSPTGALELVQHEVTGLLVDDREQAFVAAVRRLHEEPGLWLRLSRAARARVAAQYTPEHSANQWRAFAAELRERAGPRRPIEIPAHFDLPPVRPGLAHLDARALPPHQAMLRRVRQALGALRRRMRGG
- a CDS encoding glycosyltransferase family 2 protein, translated to MTDQPAVSVIMPVYNAAAHLAEALDSLLAQTFADFELIALDDGSTDATGALLAAYAAREPRLRVVHGPRNCGVVAQLNQAIDLARGRYIARMDGDDICLPGRLARQVALLDTRPQVAVCGSWVQIFGDAPTHIRRYPADDAAIRCELLFRNVLAHPATMLRGELLRRHNLRYDRDFAHAEDYELWMRLAAHGGLANIPEVLLRYRMHAGQVGQQQRAAQVATAARVRLGQLRALGLEPTLAEQATHELISTARFEPARAQLDAADGWLQRILAANQLAGRYAEPALLPVLAWHWYTVCRLSTTLGPWAWLRFWRSPLARAAPIGQLRLAKFLLKALARASR
- a CDS encoding glycosyltransferase family 1 protein, with the translated sequence MRLLVCTSYYYYGNPRGLEPQFYYLYKVPASLGYSVDFFDYFTAAAVGTEQMRRVFLATVRGGGYDAVFIATHHDEFDQATLAEAARSCPIIAWNSDDEWRWDSYSQHQAGWYSFMVTNSPNIYAQHKAAYPNLIHAQWACSGFWDGRSTRKDIDFSFMGQVYGARAAQIGWLRRHAGLQAFGKGTRRYIHPSAGREAPVKRAQRAIQRTILKYALPGIADEVSVLSLDQVNMIWNRSKISFTPLDSSQQNVRQIKGRVFEMGLSGTLMLAHTAPLLDSYYEPGKEYVPFETLEQCAEQVRFYLKHEPARAKIAAAYARRTEAEHMWHQRIRHVLREAGVLPG